GCCCAAGCGCTGAATCGCGGTTGATGGCGGCGGCGCCACAGGCTAAGCGGCGCATATGGGACTGAACCTCAATCCGTTTACGTGGTGGACCGGCGCCACCCTTGGCACCATCATCGGGCTGCGCGGCAAGGCGCGGGTCGGCGAGGATGCGCTTGGCAACGTCTATTACGAGGGTGGTAAGGATACTGCGGGCAATCCGCGCCGCTGGGTGATCTACAGCGGCTCGAACGACGCGAGCCTGGTCGCGCCCGAATGGTTCAGTTGGCTTCACCATCAGGTCGATGACGTTCCCGATCGCGCATTGCCAGCGCCGCGCGTCTGGCAGAAGCCGGCGG
This genomic stretch from Sphingomonas panacis harbors:
- a CDS encoding NADH:ubiquinone oxidoreductase subunit NDUFA12; amino-acid sequence: MGLNLNPFTWWTGATLGTIIGLRGKARVGEDALGNVYYEGGKDTAGNPRRWVIYSGSNDASLVAPEWFSWLHHQVDDVPDRALPAPRVWQKPAVANMTGTALAYRPPGALEKGGHRAAATGDYEAWTPDA